The Symphalangus syndactylus isolate Jambi chromosome 1, NHGRI_mSymSyn1-v2.1_pri, whole genome shotgun sequence DNA segment ttcctccatgttgtcACATGAAGCAgtactttattactttttattgccaaataatattgcATCGTATAGATGTAgcacattttgtttgtccatccattagttaatggacatttgggttatttctactttttggctattatgaatagtgcagctctgaacatatgtgtacatttttgtgtgtggacatatattttcagttatcttgggtaaatacctaggagtggaatttctgggtcacatggtaactttttttggaaaaacttttccaaagcaactgtacaatttttacatttccattagcaatgtatgagggttccaatttctctacatcctcaccaacacttgttatctctcTTATTATAGCTATGCTAGAGGGTGTGGAGTagtctcatagtggttttgatttgcattggaatcatatatttttattttatagctttaaaaaaattttttgcgtTATACTAGTTGCCTTTGTTTGTTCCAGATATGGTTGTGGTATGTGTGTTTTAGTGTGTTTCTTAAAATGGTAATTTTGGGAgaacaggtatatatatataggtaggCAGAGTGGTTTAGAATTCACATCCAATTTTTGCTAATATTTCACATCAACTCCTATTTATCTCGATGTATTGCAGGGTGGTGGCCTTGTCCATGTCACCTGTGGATGACACTTTCATTTCTGGGTCTCTTGATAAGACCATTCGACTTTGGGATCTCCGGTCTCCTAACTGCCAGGTAATGGTACCTCACAGTTACACTTTTTGAGCATTTTCTTTGGTAGGCACTGTAATGAACTCCACCTCTCAAAGAAGGGAGAAAACAGTGGTTCCATTCTGGGATCACAGGGTCTTTTTAAACTTTggagaaaatctgtttttttagTTGGTAGCTGCTAAGCACATACCCTAATCTAGTGCAGATTGCATTATACTCTGTGGCTTAattgttgtgggttttttgttgttttgttttgtttttgtttttgttttgagacagggtttcgctcttgttgcccaggctggagtgcaatggcgcagtcttggctcaccgcaacctccacctccagggttcaagtgattcttctgcctcagcctctcgagtagctgagattacaggcatgcaccaccatgtctggctaattttgtatttttagcagaaatggggtttctccatgttggtcaggctggtctcctgacctcaggtgatcttcctaccttggcctcccaaagttctgggattataggcgtgagccactgcacccagccggcttaatgtttttaaaagtgttcCTAGAGCTTTTAGCTTcaagggatttatttttatttgaattatgtGTCTGTAATATTGTGCAGTTAGAGTTGACCAGAAATTGTTGTCTAGAgacctgttttttaaaagcttcattttagttttatgtttgctttttctgttctgtagGTAGGCTGATATTTGTATGCCTTTCTTAGTTTTAATTGGgaaaagtaaattatatagtGTGGTAAGGTcctggattcatttttttttccccattgtacTAGCAGTCTTTGGTTATTCCAGATATGGGTTGTGGTATGTGTGTTTTAGtgtatctcttatttattttctcttaggGCCTCATGCATCTGCAGGGGAAGCCAGTTTGTTCTTTTGATCCAGAAGGGTTAATTTTCGCTGCAGGTGTCAACTCTGAAATGGTCAAGCTTTATGACCTTCGTTCTTTTGATAAGGTAAATCTTTGAATCTTTGAGATCTTTgagctggttttgtttgtttgtttgtttttgtgagacagagttttgctcttattgcccaggctggagtgcagtggtgtaatctcagctcactgcaacctctgcctcctgggttcaagtgatttttcctgcctcagcctcccaagtagctgggattacacatgtctgccaccacacctggctaattttttgtatttagtagagacgggtttcaccatgttggtcaggctggtctcaaactcctcacctctggtgatccacccacctcggcctcccaaagtgctgggattacaggcatgagccaccgcgcccagccctgtaagagccttttctacagaaggaaaaatatggtacatattaGAGAGTGGCAGAGAAGTAGCTCATTCTCTGCTTTGCTTAGTCAAAAAGTAATCTAAAGGAATAGGATGGGAATTGGCTCTAGCAGAAGAAATTATTAATATGCCTTGGGCCTGGGGCTACTGTTTTTTATCTTTTGCAGGGGCCCTTTGCTACCTTTAAGATGCAGTATGATCGAACTTGTGAGTGGACAGGACTTAAATTCAGCAACGATGGCAAGCTCATCCTCATTTCCACCAACGGCAGCTTCATTCGTCTGATTGATGCATTCAAAGGAGTGGTGATGCACACGTTTGGGGTGAGCTGACAGCCTTCAAGCATGGCTATTTCCATGCTCATACTTCCTATGCTAAGACACGTTTGGGGTGAGCTGACAGCCTTCAAGCATGGCTATTTCCATGCTCATACTTCCTATGCTAAGAATTACGTTAGCTGGTTGGTGGAGACCAACAGTTACTCTTGACTTACTCATGAAGGCATGCACTTGTATTTTCTTCCTGCTCATGAACTTACCTCTCTTGGATTTCGTAGACGTTCATTTCTCACCAAGTGACCCAAGTTTGGTatttagatataaaataatttcctaaCAATAAAGTTTTCTTGCCCCCTTGAGTATACCTTGAATACAGAGTTGAGGGTGGGAGTGGATTGTCAAGGATGGCAACCACATTTGGAAGCTTGGTGGTGTAGTACATGACAAGGAAAGGGTTTCATGGAAAGGAAGGTGATGCATGTGCTGAGTCAGTGTTTCTAGGCAGCTGTTTTTATTAATGGCTCTGTAACAACAAAAGAACTGCTCTGTTTTAGGGTTATGCCAACAGCAAAGCTGTCACACTGGAGGCTTCATTTACTCCAGACTCTCAGTTCATTATGATTGGTGAGTTTCCTTTATCCCCTGTGGGGGTTATTTCTCTGGTACTATGCATTTCTTTGTTTAAATTATTAACTGAGACATTATTATCTATTTGATAGATGTTCTCAGATTTCTGTATAGCACATTATGCCAAGGACATAGTGTCTTTTAACTGCCCTGACCGGACCAAAATTTGAGTCAAACTCCACAAGCACTACCTTATTAGTAATACTAATGTCCTGGTGTAACCCTACATTCAGTCATCTTAGTGGCTGCCTGTTGGTAGGGTAATGGTATTCGGCCccttttttagatgagaaaactgaagttagaGGGGAAGTGACATGCCTGTGAACAAATAGCTAGGGTCAAGATCAATTTCCAAAGTGTCTTTCCTTCactgcctctcctccctctcaATTTTGCCTGAGGGATGTGTCCTAAAGCTTGGCGTATCCTCAGATCTCAATCCATGTCTCATTTCCAGTTGTCTTTGTATTGTGCCTTGAGCTGTTACATTTTCCTTGAATATCCTCTTTAGGTTCAGAGGATGGCAAGATCCATGTCTGGAATGGAGAGAGCGGTATAAAAGTAGCTGTGTTGGATGGTAAACACACAGGCCCGATTACCTGTTTGCAATTCAACCCCAAGTTCATGACTTTTGCCAGCGCGTGTTCCAACATGGTATGTGAACATTAAGAGGTATCTGCCACTCAGGGACCCTTTCCAGTTGGGGTGGTCAGTGCCTCAACAAGCACAGCAAGGTGTGTTCTACATAGGTACATTACAAGCATCCAAGTACATGTTTCTCAACTGGTGGTTTCCCTATTTCACCTCCTATTACTTGATCTCTAGCTGGGCTGGtcttgtctttcatttttattcttcctaGAGGTGATCAGGAATCACCTTTGAGCTCCAAGGAGATCATAGGCCAGTTTTTGCCCTGGACCCTAATTTTAGGTCCAAACTACCTGGGCTACGCTTGGCAATTTTTTTGCTCCTTAAAGTACTCTGAACTGGCCTTTTGTGGTttcagttttccattcctgtTGGTTTACGCCAAATTCCCAGAAATTTCTACAGTTGGTCATAACTCACCACTTAGAATTAACTCCAGGCCCTTGTCTCTTCCTACATAATACTAACAGAACAAAGGATCAGTGAGTCTCAGCTCCGATTTTCCCTTGTGATCTCCTAAACCTGCCTGGGTATTCAGGGATGAGACATTTCATTACTAGCCTACCCAGAGCACACTGcccccttgctttttttttttttttttaaccaagaaaaaaatgttagaaaaaatgTAGCAAAACCATCCAGTTCCCTACTTTTTACAGCCCAGGAAGGAGGGGGCCTGTTGGAGGTAACCTGGTGGATTAGCAATGAGGGCAGGTTACCTATTCACCCACCTCCCAGGCAGcactcctttttttcccttcctttaaatAAAAGGGGGGGGGTCTACTCTGGTGGAAGGTGGACAGTGATTATTGGCGAAAAACAAAACCAGTTTACTTTCACATAGAGGGAAGAGTGTTTCTGTCTCCTTAGAGCAGTTGGTTGGTTAGGAGGGAGGGCTACCAGAGCCATTGGGGTTGGGCACATTTTTGCTGTGGGGTGGGATGTGAAGAACCGTTGGCAGTGAAGAGATGCTTGGCTTTTTAAAGTTGATTTATGTTCTCCTTCTAGGCCTTTTGGTTGCCCACCATTGATGACTGACCCTGTTGCTGCTCGGCTATTTCTGTACAGTGAGGGCGGCCAGCAGAAAGAAACTCAGAGGGAACTGAGATAATAGTGGGATTGGATCATTTGACTGGGCTGGAGAACATCCTTTTACATGGCCTTCCCATGGATGTGCTGTACTTGtgctcaaaagaaaataattactttgATGAGCGTCTTCAAAAGGACTCTTGGTGCAACAGACTCAGTTGGAACTCAGCTTTTCTAGCTGTCACTGCACCAAGCTCTGCTAGAGGAGTGACCAGACTCACGATTTGGTATAGTGGGGCTCTCAAGCATCTTCAATTTGAATGTACATGCTGCTGAGGAGCCGGTGAAGTCATCAGTTCCGCACATCCCTTCTCCTACCCTCCAACTGCATGGGAAGCCAAAGTCCTGGTTTTGAAACGCTTAGGCAGCTCAGCCGCTTGCCCTCACCCTGCATGTCTTGTTACTGGGTCTCCCTGTGTACTTGCGGCATTATCCACAACCATCATGTTTCTTAGGTGCCAAACATTTACAGAAACATTTTCATATATCCTGGGGTCAGAGAAAGGGACAGATACAGAAGGACCTTGCTTGCAGGACGCCATGCAGTTAGTTTCTGCAGTTAGTCGTGTGAGGCTAGGTGGTCGGGCAGGCCTCAGGCTGTAGGTGTTGGGTGGGAAAAGACCCAAGGGCCtgaaagggagggaaaggggagggtaGTGGGAGGGTAGCAGGTGAGTTCCTAGGGCTGGAAGGTCTAGGAAGGTTTCGCAGCAGCCTGGTGCAGTGCCCTGTCATCAAGACTAACCCACGGTCCTCCTGGGTGCCTACCAAGCTTGGTTTGTACAAAAGCAAGGTGGGAGTCTATTTTTGTACATGAGATACATCACACTTTCCTGTGGGCCAGTATTGTGAAGTGAGTCTGAGTTGTTTACACTGATGCCTTCCCTGCCCACCACAGATTGTGTACATAGTCTTCAGATGATACCACCCCTTTCCCCAGCTCCCAGCGAAGAGCTGGTTCGAGGCCTGTGTTATATGTCATATTTAGCCTTTTTATATATGACCTttgatttctgttgtttgtatttTAGCACAGTGTATGCACCTTCATTTAAATACATCTGTGTGCATAcagatatgcatatatgtgtgtgcgtatgcATATATCTCTCATCGGTAGTTTCTGAGAGTTCAGCTGAAGCAGATGGAGTCCTGCAGCTCAGGAGACACACTGCATCCCTGCTAATAGTGTTTGCCACAAGTATTAGTGAGTCTtccttattaatattttcatttcagaagACTGAAGCAAAGCTTATGGTGTTTGCTGTTTCTTTGGCAGCTAAGTGAGGTTCTTGGGATGACTCGCTGTGTTCCTCAAGCTGCACTTTGGGGCCATCTCTGCAGTATTAGCCCCCTTTTTGCTTGGTGGTACTctgtctgtgcctgtgtgtgtgtgtgtgatagtcACTCTTGCATGGCTTCCGTGTCTGGTTTGTGGCATTTGGGGATAAGGTGCTGAAGCCAGAGCATTTGCAGTTTGTTTGAGGCCTCGTTGCCAATGATAGATCACTCCCGTTGACCTGGCATGCCTGCTTGCTTGCTGCTTTTCCTTGCTTTCTCTTGGAAGAGGAAGGGACTCTGGTCAGGCCCAGGCTGAGTGAGATGAGCTGCAGCTGGCTCATGGCCTTCTTAGAGCAGAGAGAGTGGTATGTCATTTTACTAAGTTCCTAAACAAACATTTATACAGGCAACACTCCTTGCAGAtccagaaactgaggcacaatagGGTTGTGATTTGCTCAAGAATATGTAGCTGCTAGGGGGTAAATCAAGGCATCACAACTTCTGTTCAGCAGGCAGGAATAGGCTGTGAATTgctagcacttttttttttttaagcaattacTTTTTGACTTGTTCCTCCAACTGAAAGTGCAAGAGGCATACACCTTTCCCAAATGTAGACTAGAATCTGCAGGATGCCACCCACTGTATAGCTCTGCTTTCCCAGAGAGGAAGAACTTCTGGAAACCAAATGATCTTAATTGTTACTGCCCACCCCTGGCTTTTCAGGGTAGAAAATTCACAATAGGAATGATGGTTAAGAGAGAGTGCTTGGAACCGTGGGTTAACAGGAAAGGCTACCTAACTTCACATATCTGCAACCAGAGCAGCCACCAAGCATTACTTAGCAGCAGGAAAATGATTGTATTTGAGTTCCTGTGTGTCCAAAACTGAGGCACCATGTTCTTTGAAAACATGCCActtcaaggccaggcgcagtgggtcatgcctgtaatcccagtactttgggaggctgaggcgggcggatcaccggaggtcgggagttcgagaccagcctgaccaacatggagaaaccctgtctctactaaaaatacaaaattagccgggcgtggtggcatgcgcctataatctcagctactcgggaggctgaggcaggagaattgcttgaacccgggaggcggaagttgcggtgagttgagattgtgccattgcactccggcctgggcaacaacagcaaaactccgtctcaaaaaaaaaaatatgccacCTCACGGTCTCTATCATTGGGCCCTGTGGTTGCAAAGCTGCCTCCTGAAttaagaaggaaagggaaaaaatatagcTGGAAGTGAGTGGAAGAGATGCTGAGGGCTGGGGCTGCACAGATGTGCTCAGCAGAGCTAGAGGTACTTGCCCTATTGGGGAtgggtggggagtggggcagCGGCGTTTGCCACCTTAGGAATCGGGGCCAAAGCCACTGATGTTTATTTGACAGCAACACTGCACTGGGTACTTAAAGAAATTATTTCCCGTTGCGATTATAATTACTGCTTATTAAGGAAAATTTGGGAATTTTAGAAAGAATCAAGTTTGCCACCCAAATGCTACCACTGTTAATCTTTTGGTGTTAAATGTTCCCCCTAGACATTTCTGTGCATAGATTTTTGGTGTGTTTACAT contains these protein-coding regions:
- the WDR82 gene encoding WD repeat-containing protein 82, encoding MKLTDSVLRSFRVAKVFRENSDKINCFDFSPNGETVISSSDDDSIVLYDCQEGKPKRTLYSKKYGVDLIRYTHAANTVVYSSNKIDDTIRYLSLHDNKYIRYFPGHSKRVVALSMSPVDDTFISGSLDKTIRLWDLRSPNCQGLMHLQGKPVCSFDPEGLIFAAGVNSEMVKLYDLRSFDKGPFATFKMQYDRTCEWTGLKFSNDGKLILISTNGSFIRLIDAFKGVVMHTFGGYANSKAVTLEASFTPDSQFIMIGSEDGKIHVWNGESGIKVAVLDGKHTGPITCLQFNPKFMTFASACSNMAFWLPTIDD